A region from the Pseudomonas cucumis genome encodes:
- a CDS encoding pilin has product MKNQKGFTLIELLIVVAIIGILATFALPQYSKYQARAKVTAALAEISALKVPFEDIINQGTNPTLALIGGTATTGNCTITASGTAADGAGTIGCVILNAPGPVLSKTITLTRTLTGGWTCATTAEQEYAPKGCTGAAAAG; this is encoded by the coding sequence ATGAAAAATCAAAAAGGTTTTACTCTGATCGAGCTGCTGATCGTGGTGGCGATCATCGGGATTCTGGCGACGTTTGCGTTGCCGCAGTATTCGAAATATCAAGCGCGAGCGAAGGTTACCGCTGCTCTTGCAGAAATTTCGGCATTGAAGGTGCCTTTCGAAGACATTATCAACCAGGGCACTAACCCCACCCTCGCACTGATCGGCGGTACGGCGACCACCGGTAATTGCACGATTACGGCATCGGGTACCGCCGCTGACGGTGCGGGTACTATTGGTTGCGTTATTCTCAATGCTCCAGGGCCGGTGCTCAGCAAAACCATTACGCTTACACGCACCCTTACCGGTGGCTGGACATGCGCCACCACAGCTGAACAGGAATACGCGCCTAAAGGCTGCACTGGCGCTGCCGCTGCTGGCTGA
- the pilB gene encoding type IV-A pilus assembly ATPase PilB, protein MNDIALSGLAKQLVLAELITDQSAQQAYQQAQRNRISLVSYLVQNKLLKSLQVAEVASEHFGMALLDLNCLDKDTQPRGLVSEKLIRQHHALPLWRRGNKLFVGISDPTNHQAINDIQFSTGLSTEAILVEEDKLSDAIEKFFDNHSTGLEDMADVDLDGLDIESVDDQKQDSIVGQDADDAPVVRFVHKMLLDAIKSGSSDLHFEPYEKIYRVRMRTDGMLREVARPPTQLANRIASRLKVMASLDISERRKPQDGRIKMRLSKSKSIDFRVNTLPTLWGEKVVIRILDPSSAHMGIDALGYEPDQKDLYMAALKQPQGMILVTGPTGSGKTVSLYTGLNILNTVDINISTAEDPVEINMEGINQVNVNPRQGLDFAQALRSFLRQDPDVIMVGEIRDLETAEIAIKAAQTGHMVLSTLHTNSAAQTLTRLHNMGIQGFNIATSVSLIIAQRLARKLCSHCKKPIEIPREALLKEGFPEERIGSFTIYEPVGCDQCNSGYKGRVGIYEVVKNTPDLQRLIMAEGNSLEIDIQMRKDGFNDLRTSGLLKAMQGITSLEEINRVTKD, encoded by the coding sequence ATGAATGACATTGCCCTTAGCGGTCTGGCCAAGCAATTGGTACTGGCCGAGCTGATCACTGATCAAAGTGCGCAACAGGCGTATCAACAAGCCCAACGCAATCGCATTTCGCTGGTCAGCTATCTGGTGCAAAACAAACTGCTGAAAAGCTTACAGGTCGCCGAGGTGGCCTCGGAGCATTTCGGCATGGCCCTGCTGGACCTCAACTGCCTGGACAAAGACACTCAACCCCGAGGGCTGGTCAGTGAGAAACTGATCCGCCAGCACCACGCCCTGCCCCTCTGGCGGCGTGGTAACAAGCTGTTCGTGGGGATTTCCGACCCGACCAATCACCAAGCCATCAATGACATCCAGTTCAGCACCGGGCTGAGCACCGAAGCCATTCTGGTGGAGGAAGACAAGCTCAGCGACGCCATCGAAAAATTCTTCGACAACCACTCCACCGGTCTGGAAGACATGGCCGATGTCGATCTCGACGGGCTGGACATTGAGTCGGTCGATGACCAGAAACAGGATTCAATCGTAGGGCAAGATGCCGATGATGCCCCCGTGGTGCGCTTCGTCCACAAGATGCTGCTCGACGCGATCAAGAGCGGTTCTTCCGACCTGCATTTCGAACCCTATGAAAAAATCTACCGCGTGCGCATGCGCACCGATGGCATGCTGCGGGAGGTCGCCAGGCCGCCGACACAACTGGCCAACCGCATTGCTTCCCGGCTGAAGGTCATGGCCAGTCTCGACATTTCCGAGCGGCGCAAACCCCAGGACGGGCGAATCAAGATGCGCCTGTCCAAAAGCAAGTCCATCGACTTCCGGGTCAACACACTGCCCACCTTGTGGGGCGAGAAAGTGGTGATCCGGATCCTCGACCCCTCCAGTGCCCATATGGGCATCGATGCCCTCGGCTACGAACCCGATCAGAAAGACCTGTACATGGCCGCCCTCAAGCAGCCACAGGGGATGATCCTGGTGACTGGTCCCACCGGCTCAGGCAAGACCGTGTCGCTCTATACCGGGCTGAACATTCTCAACACCGTCGACATCAATATTTCCACTGCCGAAGACCCGGTAGAAATCAACATGGAAGGCATCAACCAGGTCAACGTGAACCCGAGGCAGGGACTGGATTTCGCCCAGGCGCTACGCTCGTTTCTGCGTCAGGACCCGGACGTGATCATGGTCGGTGAAATCCGCGACCTCGAAACCGCTGAAATCGCCATCAAGGCTGCCCAGACCGGGCACATGGTGCTTTCCACCCTGCACACCAACAGCGCCGCGCAAACCCTGACCCGCCTGCACAACATGGGGATTCAGGGGTTCAACATCGCGACCTCTGTCAGCCTGATCATCGCCCAGCGCCTGGCGCGAAAACTGTGCAGTCATTGCAAAAAGCCTATCGAGATTCCCCGCGAGGCACTGCTCAAAGAAGGCTTTCCCGAGGAACGCATCGGCTCGTTCACGATCTATGAACCGGTCGGTTGCGATCAGTGCAACAGCGGTTACAAAGGGCGAGTAGGGATTTATGAAGTGGTAAAGAACACCCCAGACCTGCAACGGCTGATCATGGCCGAAGGCAATTCACTGGAAATCGACATCCAGATGCGTAAGGACGGCTTCAACGACCTGCGTACTTCGGGCCTGCTCAAGGCCATGCAAGGCATCACCAGCCTTGAAGAAATCAATCGGGTCACGAAGGACTGA
- a CDS encoding DUF748 domain-containing protein — MPYSKALRFRQMKPHMPKGLIRAIGALLTALALYSLLGFLILPGIALRIANQQLANYATTPATISRIELNPFSLEVTLWGLVIGEPGKEQVGFERLYANLQIDSLWTKALHLSDIELDKPKTEILFSKDGKLNLLGLFKIPASEPTPADPDAKPFPLRVERIKLASGSVHFEDARPSEPIEFLYDKLDFELKNLSTLPEDSADMTLVAVGPAGGQIDWTGNFSLIPIASEGKLKITDGKMKSFWPYVRDAVPLALEDGVVSLSTDYKLNLAKETELLLSNVAVSVAPFAIKTADGRPLAKLERLDISETTVDLAKQQVVVGKIRSQKLETWAALEADGQLDWQKLFASQPSKAAAKANAEPTSAPAAADSPKPEPTAPSKPWQVLLKDVQLRDYQVHLADRKAQPAVALELGPLNLDLQNFDSLNGSPFNLKLDTGVGKQGKILADGVVNLAPISAKLNVQTKDIDLRVAQSYINPFIRLELRSGMLGSDLAVDLKSTEPLAFNITGRAQVDQLHTLDTLKTRDFLKWQQLVLEGLNYQHGDSLSIDKVNLFQPYARFMINDDRTTNIDDLLIPQPADSGATTTAAAKPAAGKEKPLGIHIGGIAINDGSANFADFSLTPNFATAVQQLNGKIGTIDSRQAKPASVDVKGKVDRYAPVTIKGSVNPFDPMASLDIATSFKRVELTTLTPYSGKFAGYRIRKGRLNLDLHYKITNGQLLAENKVVVEQLQLGEKVDSPDAVSLPLKLAIALLKDVDGKISIELPVSGDLNNPQFSVMPIIWQTLRNLIVKAAAAPFKMIGGLVSGGGSEDLGTVAFAPGSSDLSKDAEAALVKLSQALKERPALRLEIEGTAAKSSDGPLIAEQRLEREYQYNYYKMLQRRGDKVPAQASLLEVPDSEKGPLLEGIYRTRLKTQPPAEWKDLGKEERSKKMREGVIGFWSSSEVLLRQLGQERASSIKDYLVDKGQLADDRVYFIDASLGEAESDGRVITPMHLDAE; from the coding sequence ATGCCATACTCCAAGGCACTCCGATTCCGACAGATGAAGCCGCACATGCCCAAAGGATTGATTCGCGCTATCGGCGCCTTGTTGACTGCCCTGGCTCTTTATAGCCTGTTGGGATTTCTGATTTTGCCGGGCATCGCGTTGCGAATCGCCAACCAACAATTGGCCAACTACGCCACGACGCCCGCCACGATTTCGCGGATCGAACTCAACCCGTTCAGCCTTGAAGTCACCCTTTGGGGCTTGGTCATCGGCGAGCCGGGCAAGGAACAGGTGGGCTTCGAACGGCTGTACGCCAACCTGCAGATCGATAGCCTCTGGACCAAGGCGCTGCACTTGTCCGATATCGAACTGGACAAACCCAAGACCGAAATCCTCTTCAGCAAGGACGGCAAGCTCAACCTGCTCGGCCTGTTCAAAATCCCCGCCAGCGAACCGACCCCGGCCGATCCGGACGCCAAACCATTCCCGCTGCGTGTGGAGCGGATCAAACTGGCCAGCGGCTCCGTCCATTTCGAGGATGCACGGCCCAGCGAACCCATCGAATTCCTCTACGACAAACTCGACTTCGAACTGAAAAACCTCAGCACCTTGCCCGAAGACAGCGCCGACATGACGTTGGTGGCCGTCGGCCCGGCAGGTGGTCAGATCGACTGGACCGGTAACTTCAGCCTGATCCCGATCGCCTCCGAAGGTAAGCTGAAAATCACCGATGGCAAGATGAAATCCTTTTGGCCTTATGTGCGCGATGCTGTCCCACTCGCACTCGAAGATGGCGTCGTCAGCCTCAGCACCGACTACAAACTCAACCTGGCCAAGGAAACCGAACTGCTGCTGAGCAACGTTGCCGTCAGCGTCGCGCCTTTCGCCATCAAGACTGCGGACGGCCGACCGCTGGCCAAGCTCGAGCGGCTGGACATCAGCGAAACCACCGTAGACCTGGCCAAGCAGCAAGTGGTGGTCGGCAAGATTCGCAGCCAGAAACTGGAAACCTGGGCCGCCCTCGAAGCCGACGGGCAACTCGACTGGCAAAAACTGTTCGCCAGTCAGCCGTCCAAAGCGGCCGCCAAGGCCAATGCCGAGCCGACCAGCGCACCAGCGGCTGCCGATTCGCCGAAGCCTGAACCGACCGCACCGAGCAAGCCTTGGCAGGTGCTGCTCAAAGATGTGCAACTGCGCGATTATCAGGTGCACCTGGCCGACCGCAAGGCACAACCGGCGGTGGCGCTGGAGCTGGGCCCACTGAACCTGGACCTGCAAAATTTCGACAGCCTCAATGGCTCACCTTTCAACCTCAAGCTCGACACCGGCGTGGGCAAGCAAGGCAAGATCCTGGCGGACGGCGTGGTCAATCTGGCCCCGATCAGCGCCAAACTGAACGTGCAGACCAAGGACATCGACCTGCGCGTCGCCCAGTCCTACATCAACCCGTTCATTCGTCTCGAACTGCGCAGCGGCATGCTGGGCAGTGATCTGGCGGTCGACCTGAAAAGCACCGAGCCGCTGGCGTTCAACATCACCGGTCGCGCCCAGGTCGATCAACTGCATACCCTTGACACCCTGAAAACCCGCGACTTCCTCAAGTGGCAACAGTTGGTGCTCGAAGGTCTGAATTATCAACATGGCGACAGCCTGTCGATCGACAAGGTCAACCTGTTCCAGCCCTATGCACGCTTCATGATCAACGATGATCGCACCACCAACATCGATGACTTGCTGATCCCGCAACCGGCCGACTCCGGCGCCACAACCACCGCTGCGGCCAAACCGGCAGCCGGGAAAGAAAAACCGCTGGGCATCCACATTGGCGGCATTGCCATCAATGACGGTTCGGCCAACTTCGCCGACTTCAGCCTGACCCCGAACTTCGCCACAGCGGTCCAACAACTCAACGGGAAGATCGGCACCATCGACAGCCGCCAGGCAAAACCGGCCAGCGTCGACGTCAAAGGCAAGGTCGACCGCTATGCGCCGGTGACCATCAAGGGTTCGGTCAACCCGTTCGACCCGATGGCCAGCCTGGACATCGCCACCAGTTTCAAACGGGTGGAACTGACCACGCTGACGCCCTACTCCGGCAAGTTCGCCGGTTACCGTATCCGCAAGGGCCGGCTCAATCTCGACCTGCATTACAAGATCACCAACGGCCAGCTCCTGGCCGAAAACAAAGTGGTGGTCGAGCAGCTGCAACTGGGTGAAAAGGTCGACAGTCCAGACGCCGTGAGCCTGCCGCTGAAACTGGCGATTGCCTTGCTCAAGGATGTCGACGGCAAGATTTCCATCGAACTGCCAGTGAGCGGCGACCTGAACAATCCGCAGTTCAGTGTCATGCCTATTATCTGGCAGACCCTGCGCAACCTGATCGTGAAAGCCGCCGCAGCGCCATTCAAAATGATTGGCGGTCTGGTCAGCGGCGGTGGTTCGGAAGACTTGGGCACCGTGGCATTTGCACCGGGCTCAAGCGACCTGAGCAAAGACGCCGAAGCGGCGCTGGTCAAGCTGTCCCAAGCGCTCAAGGAACGTCCGGCCCTGCGCCTGGAAATCGAAGGCACCGCCGCCAAGAGCAGCGATGGCCCGCTGATTGCCGAGCAACGCCTGGAGCGGGAATACCAGTACAACTACTACAAAATGCTCCAGCGCCGCGGTGACAAGGTGCCGGCCCAGGCCTCATTGCTGGAAGTGCCGGACAGCGAGAAAGGCCCGCTGCTCGAAGGGATCTACCGCACGCGCCTGAAGACCCAGCCGCCCGCCGAATGGAAGGACCTGGGCAAGGAAGAACGCAGCAAAAAAATGCGTGAAGGCGTGATTGGCTTCTGGAGTTCCAGCGAGGTGCTGTTGCGTCAACTGGGTCAAGAACGGGCCAGCAGCATCAAGGATTATCTGGTGGACAAGGGTCAGTTGGCCGATGACCGCGTGTACTTCATCGACGCCAGCCTCGGTGAGGCAGAAAGCGATGGCCGGGTTATTACCCCCATGCATCTGGATGCCGAATGA
- a CDS encoding BON domain-containing protein, producing MKKFAIAIAAATATALTLTMANAAFAQTTQATQAPMMLAAGEVTEAKEDVSDTWITTKVKADLVTEKGIPGTDIKVETNKGVVSLSSMTVLTDAQKTTAVAIAKKIKGVKAVSADGLKSE from the coding sequence ATGAAGAAGTTCGCTATCGCTATCGCTGCCGCTACTGCTACCGCGTTGACCCTGACCATGGCCAACGCTGCATTCGCACAGACCACCCAAGCGACTCAGGCACCGATGATGCTGGCCGCCGGTGAAGTTACTGAAGCGAAAGAGGATGTTTCCGATACCTGGATCACAACCAAAGTCAAAGCAGACCTGGTAACCGAAAAAGGCATCCCTGGCACTGACATCAAAGTCGAAACCAACAAAGGCGTTGTTTCCCTGTCCTCCATGACCGTTCTGACAGACGCTCAGAAAACAACCGCCGTGGCTATCGCCAAGAAAATCAAAGGCGTCAAAGCGGTGTCCGCTGACGGCCTGAAATCCGAGTAA
- a CDS encoding DUF2845 domain-containing protein, which yields MGARGLLSLALLLVAGQAAAADTLRCGSQLISVGDRAGEVLQKCGEPVARDLLGYKRSANRREEFQVEEWTYGPNSGMYQYLRFEGNRLVRITSKRGN from the coding sequence ATGGGCGCACGCGGGCTTCTGAGCCTGGCTCTGTTGCTGGTTGCCGGCCAAGCTGCGGCGGCCGACACCTTGCGCTGTGGCAGTCAATTGATCAGCGTTGGGGACAGGGCCGGCGAAGTACTGCAGAAATGCGGAGAGCCGGTCGCCCGCGACTTGTTGGGCTACAAGCGTAGCGCGAATCGGCGGGAGGAGTTTCAGGTCGAGGAATGGACCTACGGGCCCAACAGCGGGATGTACCAGTACCTGCGCTTTGAAGGAAACCGGTTGGTTCGAATCACCAGCAAGCGCGGCAACTGA
- the coaE gene encoding dephospho-CoA kinase (Dephospho-CoA kinase (CoaE) performs the final step in coenzyme A biosynthesis.), protein MNTPVEKPWILGLTGGIGSGKSAAAQHFIDLGVHVVDADHAARWVVEPGRPALAKIAEHFGPGVLQADGQLDRAALRKLIFEVPDERRWLEALLHPLIAEEIAHHLAKAQSSYAILVSPLLIESGQYAMTQRVLVIDAPEQLQIERTLQRDQTSEQQVQAILKAQSSRQERVSHADDVVVNDRDLAWLHSEVERLHHFYLTLRGGQS, encoded by the coding sequence ATGAATACCCCTGTGGAAAAACCCTGGATTCTCGGCCTGACCGGCGGCATCGGCAGCGGCAAAAGCGCGGCCGCCCAGCACTTCATCGACCTGGGCGTGCACGTGGTGGACGCCGATCACGCGGCTCGCTGGGTAGTCGAACCCGGTCGCCCGGCACTGGCGAAGATCGCCGAGCACTTTGGCCCCGGCGTGCTGCAAGCCGACGGCCAACTGGATCGCGCGGCGCTGCGCAAGCTGATCTTCGAAGTGCCGGATGAACGCCGCTGGCTCGAAGCACTGCTGCATCCGCTGATCGCCGAGGAGATCGCCCACCATCTGGCCAAGGCACAATCGTCTTACGCGATTCTGGTTTCGCCGCTGCTGATCGAGTCCGGGCAGTACGCCATGACCCAACGGGTCCTGGTGATCGATGCCCCGGAACAGTTACAGATCGAACGCACCCTGCAGCGTGACCAGACCAGCGAACAGCAGGTCCAGGCGATCCTCAAGGCCCAGTCCAGCCGACAGGAACGCGTGAGCCATGCCGACGATGTGGTGGTCAACGACCGCGACCTCGCCTGGCTGCACAGCGAGGTCGAACGCCTGCATCACTTTTACCTTACTTTGCGTGGAGGCCAGTCATGA
- a CDS encoding prepilin peptidase, whose translation MSLNEFLSLNPLAFTITALVIGLLIGSFLNVVVWRLPKMLEREWRLQAHDVLDLPPEAPGPAYNLILPHSECPDCGHRIRAWENIPVLSYLFLRGRCSNCATPISKRYPLTELACGVLSAFVAWHFGFGWQACMVLVLSWGLLAMSLIDAEHQLLPDVLVLPLIWLGLIVNSFGLFVSLHDALWGAVAGYMALWTVFWLFKLITGKDGIGYGDFKLLAMLGAWGGWQVLPLTILLSSLLGAIIGVILLRLRDAKTSTPLPFGPYLAIAGWIALLWGGQITGFYWQFVGLK comes from the coding sequence ATGTCCTTGAACGAATTTCTGAGTCTCAACCCGCTGGCCTTCACGATCACCGCATTGGTGATCGGTTTGCTGATCGGCAGTTTTCTCAACGTGGTGGTCTGGCGCCTGCCGAAAATGCTTGAGCGTGAATGGCGCTTGCAGGCCCATGACGTCCTGGACTTGCCACCCGAAGCCCCCGGCCCGGCTTACAACCTGATACTGCCTCACTCCGAGTGCCCCGACTGTGGCCATCGGATTCGAGCATGGGAAAACATTCCCGTGCTCAGTTATCTGTTTTTACGGGGGCGCTGCTCGAACTGTGCGACGCCGATCAGTAAACGTTACCCGCTGACCGAACTGGCCTGCGGCGTGCTGTCGGCGTTCGTCGCCTGGCATTTCGGCTTCGGTTGGCAGGCCTGCATGGTGCTGGTCCTGAGCTGGGGCCTGCTGGCGATGAGCCTGATCGACGCCGAACACCAGCTGTTGCCGGACGTGCTGGTGCTGCCGTTGATATGGCTGGGGTTGATCGTCAACAGTTTCGGGCTCTTCGTGTCTCTGCATGACGCGCTCTGGGGCGCGGTGGCCGGCTACATGGCGCTGTGGACGGTGTTCTGGCTGTTCAAGTTGATCACCGGCAAGGACGGCATCGGCTACGGCGACTTCAAGCTCTTGGCGATGCTCGGCGCCTGGGGCGGTTGGCAGGTCCTGCCGCTGACCATCCTGCTGTCATCGCTGCTGGGCGCCATCATCGGGGTGATTTTGCTGCGCCTGCGGGACGCAAAAACCTCGACGCCGCTGCCCTTTGGCCCCTATCTGGCCATTGCCGGCTGGATTGCCTTGCTCTGGGGTGGTCAAATAACCGGCTTCTATTGGCAGTTTGTCGGTTTGAAATGA
- a CDS encoding type II secretion system F family protein, translated as MAVKAAKISVYAWEGTDKKGTKMTGELTGQNPALIKAQLRKQGINPGKVRKKTASIFSAGKRIKPLDIALFTRQMATMMKAGVPLLQSFDIIGEGFDNPNMRKLVDEVKQEVAAGNSFAAALRKKPQYFDELYCNLVDAGEQAGALDTLLERVATYKEKSESLKAKIKKAMTYPLAVVFVAIIVTGILLVKVVPQFESVFSGFGAELPAFTVMVIGLSEFLQAWWWMVLGMLGALVFGVRHAFKKSPGFRDRMDTWLLKLPLVGALMYKSAVARYARTLSTTFAAGVPLVEALESVAGATGNIVFKRAVLRIKQDVSTGMQLNFAMRTSGIFPNMAIQMTAIGEESGALDDMLDKVASFYEDEVDNMVDNLTSLMEPFIMVVLGVIVGGLVVAMYLPIFQLGSAI; from the coding sequence ATGGCGGTCAAAGCAGCGAAAATCAGCGTGTATGCCTGGGAAGGCACAGACAAGAAAGGCACAAAAATGACCGGCGAGTTGACCGGCCAGAATCCCGCGCTGATCAAGGCCCAGTTACGCAAGCAAGGGATCAACCCGGGCAAGGTGCGGAAAAAAACCGCGTCCATTTTCAGTGCCGGAAAACGCATCAAGCCCCTGGACATTGCCCTGTTTACCCGGCAGATGGCGACCATGATGAAAGCCGGCGTACCGCTGCTGCAATCGTTCGACATTATCGGCGAGGGCTTCGATAACCCGAACATGCGCAAGCTGGTGGACGAGGTGAAACAGGAAGTCGCGGCCGGTAACAGCTTCGCCGCGGCCCTGCGCAAAAAGCCCCAGTATTTCGATGAGCTGTACTGCAACCTGGTGGATGCCGGCGAGCAGGCTGGCGCCCTGGATACCCTGCTGGAACGGGTGGCGACCTATAAGGAAAAGAGCGAAAGCCTCAAGGCCAAGATCAAGAAAGCCATGACTTACCCGCTGGCGGTGGTGTTCGTCGCGATCATTGTGACCGGGATCCTGCTGGTCAAGGTTGTGCCGCAATTCGAGTCAGTGTTCTCGGGGTTTGGCGCCGAGCTGCCGGCGTTCACCGTGATGGTCATCGGTTTGTCGGAGTTCCTGCAGGCCTGGTGGTGGATGGTGCTCGGCATGCTGGGTGCGCTGGTCTTCGGCGTCCGCCATGCCTTTAAAAAGTCCCCGGGCTTTCGGGACCGGATGGACACCTGGCTGCTGAAACTGCCGTTGGTTGGCGCGCTCATGTACAAGTCCGCCGTGGCCCGTTACGCCCGCACCTTGTCGACGACGTTTGCCGCTGGGGTGCCACTGGTCGAAGCCCTGGAGTCAGTGGCGGGCGCGACTGGCAACATCGTGTTCAAGCGAGCGGTGTTACGCATCAAGCAGGACGTTTCAACTGGCATGCAGCTGAATTTTGCCATGCGCACCTCCGGCATCTTTCCGAACATGGCGATCCAGATGACGGCCATCGGCGAAGAGTCCGGCGCACTGGACGACATGCTCGACAAGGTCGCAAGTTTCTATGAGGACGAAGTGGATAACATGGTCGATAACCTGACCAGTCTGATGGAGCCTTTCATCATGGTGGTGCTGGGGGTTATCGTCGGCGGCCTCGTGGTTGCGATGTACCTGCCCATCTTCCAACTTGGCTCAGCGATCTGA
- the yacG gene encoding DNA gyrase inhibitor YacG, whose product MSQTPTVDCPTCGAPVEWSPENKFRPFCSDRCKLIDLGAWASEEHKIPVSPDAEDEMFSEDFDPRH is encoded by the coding sequence ATGAGCCAAACCCCAACCGTCGATTGCCCAACCTGTGGCGCCCCTGTCGAATGGAGCCCCGAGAACAAGTTCCGGCCATTTTGTTCAGACCGTTGCAAACTGATCGACCTGGGCGCCTGGGCGTCGGAAGAACACAAGATCCCGGTGAGCCCGGATGCCGAAGACGAAATGTTCAGCGAAGACTTCGACCCGCGTCACTGA
- a CDS encoding class I SAM-dependent rRNA methyltransferase, with protein sequence MSPLNQALRAALDRRQDLLAELHQQGTDCYRLFHGSQEGAGGLTIDRYGPQLLVQSFHQALERDALLQLHEIVNQQLGLDTLLVYNDRSRGNSRIDREDTVYRADEAALQDLIGHEWGLNYRVRGRHAGQDPLLFLDLRNARGWVKAHSKNKSVLNLFAYTCGVGLSAAAGGASEVCNLDFAEGNLAVGRENGLLNPQLPTMEFIQSDYFPAIRQLAGLPISQRRGQKLPSYQRLDPRQYDLVLLDPPAWAKSAFGTVDLLRDYQSLLKPALLTTADDGVLICCNNLAKVSMDDWREQVLRCAEKAGRPVREWTALTPGSDFPSMDLQPPLKTLILQL encoded by the coding sequence ATGTCTCCCTTGAATCAGGCGCTGCGCGCCGCCCTCGATCGTCGTCAGGACCTGCTTGCCGAGTTGCATCAGCAAGGTACCGATTGCTATCGCCTGTTCCACGGCAGCCAGGAAGGCGCCGGCGGCTTGACCATCGACCGCTACGGTCCGCAACTGTTGGTGCAGAGTTTTCATCAGGCACTGGAACGTGACGCCCTGCTGCAACTGCACGAGATCGTCAATCAACAACTGGGCCTCGACACCTTGCTGGTCTACAACGACCGTTCCCGTGGCAACTCGCGTATCGACCGCGAAGACACCGTCTACCGCGCCGACGAAGCCGCCCTGCAAGATTTGATCGGCCACGAATGGGGACTGAACTACCGGGTTCGCGGGCGCCACGCTGGCCAGGATCCGTTGCTGTTTCTCGACCTGCGCAACGCTCGCGGCTGGGTCAAGGCGCACAGCAAAAACAAAAGTGTACTGAACCTGTTTGCCTATACCTGTGGCGTCGGCCTCAGCGCCGCAGCAGGTGGTGCGAGCGAGGTGTGTAACCTGGACTTTGCCGAAGGCAATCTGGCGGTCGGTCGTGAGAACGGTCTGCTCAACCCGCAATTGCCGACCATGGAATTCATCCAGTCCGATTATTTCCCGGCGATTCGTCAATTGGCCGGCCTGCCGATCAGCCAGCGTCGCGGCCAGAAACTGCCGAGCTATCAACGTCTGGACCCGCGTCAGTACGATCTGGTACTGCTCGATCCACCGGCCTGGGCCAAGAGTGCCTTTGGCACGGTCGACCTGTTGCGCGACTACCAGAGCCTGCTCAAACCGGCGCTGCTGACCACCGCCGACGATGGCGTGCTGATCTGCTGCAACAACCTGGCGAAGGTCAGCATGGACGATTGGCGCGAACAGGTTTTGCGCTGCGCAGAGAAGGCCGGGCGACCGGTGCGTGAGTGGACAGCGCTGACACCGGGCAGCGATTTCCCGTCGATGGACCTGCAGCCGCCGCTGAAAACGCTGATCCTGCAGCTCTGA
- a CDS encoding energy-coupling factor ABC transporter permease: MIGAELLSPQSLTVGWLIYAPVVIWAVCRAPWVELFSDSRRQHLLFGTVFALFMLWLVRRDFDTGVSYHFIGMTAVTLLLDWPLAIVGGLVAQAGLVLLGRQDMAAMGVNGALLILLPVLVTECCAILVERAQPRNPFVYIFCSGFFAAALSALLCLILALTLLWYDERFAMPYWLEDFVGYLWLLIFPEAFINGMVVSALVVFCPEWLETFNRTRYLSAPWKDDDPKS; the protein is encoded by the coding sequence ATGATTGGCGCTGAACTGCTGTCACCGCAAAGCCTTACAGTTGGCTGGCTGATTTACGCGCCGGTAGTGATCTGGGCTGTCTGTCGAGCGCCCTGGGTCGAACTGTTCAGCGATAGCCGCCGTCAGCATCTCTTGTTCGGCACGGTGTTCGCGCTGTTCATGCTCTGGCTGGTGCGACGGGACTTTGATACGGGCGTGTCCTATCACTTCATCGGCATGACGGCGGTGACGTTACTGCTGGATTGGCCGTTGGCGATTGTCGGCGGGTTGGTCGCGCAAGCAGGATTGGTGCTGCTCGGGCGGCAGGACATGGCGGCCATGGGGGTAAACGGCGCGCTGCTGATTCTGCTGCCGGTGCTGGTCACTGAGTGCTGCGCAATCCTGGTCGAGCGCGCGCAGCCGCGTAATCCCTTTGTGTATATCTTCTGTTCCGGTTTTTTTGCCGCTGCGTTGTCGGCCCTGTTGTGCCTGATTCTGGCGCTCACATTGCTGTGGTACGACGAACGTTTCGCCATGCCGTATTGGCTGGAAGATTTTGTCGGTTACCTGTGGCTGCTGATTTTCCCCGAAGCGTTTATCAACGGCATGGTGGTCAGCGCATTGGTGGTGTTCTGCCCCGAATGGCTGGAGACGTTCAATCGCACCCGCTACCTTTCGGCGCCCTGGAAAGATGACGATCCCAAATCTTGA